A genomic stretch from Arachis stenosperma cultivar V10309 chromosome 3, arast.V10309.gnm1.PFL2, whole genome shotgun sequence includes:
- the LOC130966524 gene encoding uncharacterized protein LOC130966524, with protein MALETFLKVHPPTFRGFTNPNEADHWFQAMERALQAQHVPLNQYVEFVAYKLVGEAQPWWQAECYLLQLQNADILWEVFRAAFYKKYFPESAREAKEMELMQLKQGSMSVAEYTNKFEEICRFSRVCQGDPETFESWRCIKY; from the coding sequence ATGGCCCTGGAGACGTTCCTCAAGGTTCATCCGCCAACTTTTCGTGGATTCACAAATCCTAATGAAGCGGACCACTGGTTCCAAGCAATGGAACGTGCTTTACAGGCGCAACATGTCCCCCTCAATCAATATGTCGAGTTTGTCGCTTATAAGCTAGTGGGAGAGGCCCAGCCCTGGTGGCAAGCTGAGTGCTATTTGCTACAGTTGCAGAACGCCGATATTCTGTGGGAGGTGTTCCGAGCGGCCTTTTACAAGAAGTACTTTCCTGAGTCTGCAAGGGAAGCGAAGGAGATGGAGCTAatgcagctgaagcagggtTCCATGTCTGTGGCTGAGTACACCAACAAGTTTGAAGAGATTTGTAGGTTTTCTAGGGTGTGTCAGGGTGACCCGGAGACTTTCGAGAGCTGGAGGTGTATTAAGTACTAG